TTACTACAAAAAGGGTTAAATCGAAAAATTACAAAGAAGGTCTTCACTTTTTGAACGGTGGCAGACCCGGTGGCATGCCACCTTGTCCCCCAAGCCCGTCCATTCCAGGCAGGCCCTGAAGACCGCCCGGTGGCATCTGCATACCAGCACCACCTGCGCCCCCCATCATGCCGCCCAATTTGCCGAGCAGACCTTTTTTGTTCATTTTTCCGACTTTTTTCATGACGGTCGCCGTCTGCTGATATTGTTTCAGCAGCTTGTTCACGTCCTGAACTGTGAGGCCGCAGCCTGCCGCGATTCGCTGGCGGCGCGATGCCTTAATAATTTTCGGGTTTTGCCGTTCTTTTACCGTCATGGATAAGATGATGGCTTGTTGGCGGGCAATCATCTTATCATCGACTTGGGCTTCGGCCAGTTGTTTCTTCATCTTGCCAATGCCCGGCAACATACCGAGAAGCCCGTCGATATCCCCCATTTTACGAATTTGGTTAAGCTGTTCGAGCATGTCTTCCAGTGTGAACTGACCTTTCAGTACACGTTTGGCCAGCTCTTCTGCTTTATCTTGCTCGATCGTTTCCTGTGCTTTTTCCACCAGAGAAACAACGTCACCCATGCCAAGGATTCGGCTGGCGACACGATCAGCATGGAAAGCTTCCAGTTCGTCGATTTTTTCACCGACACCCATCACCTTGATCGGCGCGCCTGTGACTTCACGCATGGACAGGGCCGCACCACCACGCGCATCACCGTCTACACGGGTCAGGGCAATACCTGTAATGCCGATTTTTTCGTTAAATTCTTTTGCCACATTGACGGAGTCTTGACCCATCATGGCGTCTGTCACCAACAGGGTTTCAACAGGTTTGGCAACGTCACGAACCTGTGCGACTTCTTCCATCAGCTTTTCATCGATATGCAGGCGACCTGCTGTATCGAGAATGACCACATCAAAGCCACCTGTGCGGGCTTCTTCCATGGCGCGTTTGGCGATGGCAACCGGCTGTTCACCGAAAATAATAGACAGCGATGTCAACTCAGCCTGTTTGGCGAGGACTTCAAGCTGCTGCTGGGCGGCGGGGCGATAAACGTCAAGGCTGGCCAGTAAAACTTTCTTGCGCTCTTTTTTCTTGAGCATCAGGCCGATCTTGGCAGAAGTGGTGGTTTTACCTGCACCTTGCAGACCAACCATCAGAATCGGAACCGGCGGTGCGGCCTTGAGGTTAATCTCTGTTTCTTCTGCGCCCAGCATCTCAACCATGCAGTCATGCACGATCTTGATGACCATCTGGCCGGGGTTGATACCTTTAAGAACTTCTTCACCGATGGCTTTTTCTTTGGCTTTTTTGATGAAGTCTTTGACCACTGGCAAGGCAACGTCAGCCTCAAGCAATGCAACGCGAACTTCGCGCATTGCCTCATTTACATCGGCCTCGCTCAGAGCCCCACGTTTTGTCAGTTTGTCAAAAATGTCACCGAGGCGACCTTGTAAATTCTCAAACATCAAAAATAATCCCAACGCAAAACGCGCCAGTGCTCGAAACTCGAGGACTGACGGCACCCCTTAAGGTGACAAAAATGTCAAAGAGGTCAGTGAATGTGGCGTTCTTTTAAGATTTTTGCGTCTCAGAGTCAAGGAAAAGCGACATATATATGTCAGGGTTTTTTCAGGCTCTGGAAATGCACTTTTTCAAGATGGTAAATATGTTATTTCTGACGAAAAAGATTATTTCAATGCACTTATTAGGAGGAAATTGATTTTGATCATTGCCATTGTAGAGGGAATCACCTAAACCTGATAAAATGATACAGTCAAGCCCATTAACACCTAAAAAGTGTGTCTAAATAAGCCATGCGTAAATTTATTGTTATTCTCTCTTTTGTGCTTTTCACTTCCTCAGCTCAGGCAACGG
This sequence is a window from Terasakiella sp. SH-1. Protein-coding genes within it:
- the ffh gene encoding signal recognition particle protein, with translation MFENLQGRLGDIFDKLTKRGALSEADVNEAMREVRVALLEADVALPVVKDFIKKAKEKAIGEEVLKGINPGQMVIKIVHDCMVEMLGAEETEINLKAAPPVPILMVGLQGAGKTTTSAKIGLMLKKKERKKVLLASLDVYRPAAQQQLEVLAKQAELTSLSIIFGEQPVAIAKRAMEEARTGGFDVVILDTAGRLHIDEKLMEEVAQVRDVAKPVETLLVTDAMMGQDSVNVAKEFNEKIGITGIALTRVDGDARGGAALSMREVTGAPIKVMGVGEKIDELEAFHADRVASRILGMGDVVSLVEKAQETIEQDKAEELAKRVLKGQFTLEDMLEQLNQIRKMGDIDGLLGMLPGIGKMKKQLAEAQVDDKMIARQQAIILSMTVKERQNPKIIKASRRQRIAAGCGLTVQDVNKLLKQYQQTATVMKKVGKMNKKGLLGKLGGMMGGAGGAGMQMPPGGLQGLPGMDGLGGQGGMPPGLPPFKK